A single genomic interval of Syntrophorhabdales bacterium harbors:
- a CDS encoding GNAT family N-acetyltransferase has protein sequence MEIIELDRSRLTEIEGLWKELNAHHAQSASNFKEYFDTLTFEHRIRQLLHKEDLSLFVSSDTGEYVGYCIATTEKSKGEIDSIYVKASHRGKKIGHQLITRAVEWLRAHNCSEIAIYVAEGNEKVLGFYEKYGFNKRYTVMGASKER, from the coding sequence ATGGAGATTATCGAGCTCGACCGAAGCCGACTGACGGAGATAGAAGGTCTGTGGAAAGAATTAAATGCCCATCACGCCCAAAGCGCGTCGAACTTTAAAGAGTATTTTGACACACTGACCTTCGAGCACAGGATCAGACAGTTGCTGCATAAGGAGGACTTGTCGCTGTTTGTCAGTTCAGATACGGGCGAATATGTCGGCTATTGTATCGCTACGACTGAGAAGAGCAAAGGCGAGATCGACTCCATCTACGTAAAGGCAAGCCACCGTGGAAAAAAAATAGGTCATCAGTTGATCACACGTGCCGTAGAGTGGCTTCGTGCGCATAACTGTTCTGAAATAGCTATCTATGTAGCCGAAGGCAACGAAAAGGTTCTCGGCTTCTATGAGAAATACGGTTTCAACAAACGCTATACTGTCATGGGAGCGAGCAAGGAGAGGTGA
- a CDS encoding GNAT family N-acetyltransferase, with product MEKLLIRHAEPHDYRLVIAVIDQWWGGRRMAGMLPKLFFVHFRPTSFVVEHDGTVVGFLIGFVSQTFLDEAYIHFVGVHPDFRKAGLARRLYEKFFAVVENVGCRTVRCVTSPVNQDSILFHRAMGFSATDSEKIVDGIPVFEAYDGKDEDRVLFSKILDVAPNRDRRVL from the coding sequence ATGGAGAAACTACTTATTCGCCATGCGGAGCCGCACGACTATCGATTGGTCATCGCAGTCATCGATCAGTGGTGGGGCGGGCGACGAATGGCCGGCATGCTGCCGAAACTTTTCTTCGTGCACTTTCGGCCGACCAGTTTTGTGGTCGAGCACGACGGTACAGTTGTGGGGTTTCTCATCGGATTCGTCTCACAGACTTTCCTGGATGAAGCATACATTCATTTCGTTGGCGTGCACCCAGACTTCAGAAAAGCCGGATTGGCACGAAGGCTGTATGAGAAATTCTTCGCTGTCGTCGAGAACGTCGGTTGCCGGACAGTTAGATGCGTTACATCTCCGGTCAATCAGGACTCTATCCTATTCCATCGTGCCATGGGCTTTTCCGCCACAGATAGCGAAAAGATCGTCGACGGTATCCCGGTTTTCGAAGCGTACGATGGGAAGGACGAAGACCGCGTGTTATTTTCCAAAATCTTGGACGTTGCCCCAAATCGAGATAGACGCGTTTTATAA